The Candidatus Polarisedimenticolaceae bacterium genomic sequence GGCGACGTCGCGTCGAGGATCACACGCGACGATCCCGCGTCGAGCGGGAATCGCCTGAGGATCAGGGGCAGGAACACCTGCACGCCGTCGGCGTATCCCACGATCGCCACGGGGTCACCGCCCTGGCGGCGGGCCTCCAACCCGACGTACGCCGCGGTGTGATAGAAGTCGTGATCCAGTTCCGCCAGAAGGCCGGACCAACGCCCGTCCGCTGGCGTAAGAACGTCGAACCCAGAGAGGTCGTGGTTTGTGCTCGTCACGAGGACCGAATCTCCAGTCGGAGGCGAGCGCTTCGCACTCCGCGGATCCCAAACGATAGGTTTCCGGCTCGACGACTGCCACCGGCCCCGCCGGCGGTGGACCCCGCAGGGCGAGGATGGGCCCCGGATGGAGCCGCGGATCCATGAACGCCACAGGCCGCCGAATGCCGGATCTGTAATCGGCAGGTTCTCGCGGCTGCCATGAAGATCCTGATGGCCGCCTCCGCGAGGTCGACGAACACGGCGTCTCTGGTCGAAGGACTTGCGAACTGCGGCGACGAGGTTCACGTCGCGACGCTGCACCCCGGGCCCCTCCCGGCCGCCACCGTGCACTCCTTGGGAGCTGCGTCGCGAGGGCTGAGCCGGACGGCGTTCCTCGCCGCCGTCCCCGCGTTCCGAAGGCTTCACCGGATGCTCGCCCCCGACATCACGCTCGGGTACTACGCGAGTTCGTACGGGGTCTTGACCGCATTCGCGCCCGGCCCGCGCGTCGTCGCGACTGCGGGGGGCGATGTGCTGCGCGAGGCCCAGGACTCGGCGCTGCGCCGTCTCGCGATCCCGCTTCTCGCGCGGCTCGCCCTGTCCCGCGCCGACCTCGTGTTGTGCTGGGCACCCCATCTCGCGCGCGCGGCGCGGGCACTGGGAGCGACCGACTCGAGGATCATGACCCTCCCCAGGGGAATCGACACCGAGCTGTTCCGTGTGCCCGATCGACCGCCCGAGCACCCCCCCACCATCGTTTCCACACGGGCGCTGGATCCGTTCTACCGTCCGGGCGTCCTTCTCGATGCGTTCGCGCTGGCGCGCTCGCAGGGCCTCGAGGCGAGGCTCGTGTTCGTGGGGGACGGTCCGGCGGCTCCGGAACTGCGCGATCGATCGGCCAGCCTCGGCATGGACGGCGTGGTGACGTTCACCGGACGCCTGACGGTCGTGGAGCTCGCCGAGCGGCTTCGGCATTCCCACGTCTACGCGAGCTTCCCGAAGAGCGAGGGCTTGAGCGCTTCGTTGCTCGAGGCCATGGCGACGGGGCTGCTGCCCGTGGTCAACGATCTCGCGGCGAACACGGAGTGGGTCCGTGACGGGGCGAACGGACTCACCGTCCGCGAGCCGGTCACGCCTGCATCCATTGCGGCCGCCCTGCGTCGGGCCGTGGACGACGCTTCGCTCGCAACGTGGGCACGCGAGAAGAACCCGGTCCTGGTTCGCCAGCTCGCCTCGCGGAGCGCGAACGCGCTCCGGTTCCACGATGCGTTCCGGGAATTGGCCCGTTCCCGCGGTCGGGACGTTTGAGGCGGGACGCGATAAGATCCACCCACGGGGTGCGACCCAAGGCTCGGACGTTCCTTGCGCGCCTGCCCGTGTTGCGGAGGGTTGGCGGTTCATGAAGATCCTGTTCATCAGCCAGTTCATCGCCCGACCCGATCAGCCCGGCCAGAACCGTATCTTCGATTTCCTCCAGCGGCTCGTGAAGGAGGGACACCGGGCCCACGTCGTGACATGCGGCGTCCACTACCTGACGGCCACGCTCGACGCGGAGCTCGCTCGGGCGAAGTTCATCGAGACGCGCTGGGGTGACGTCGACGTCACCCTGACGTACGCGACACCGGGATTCCGGAGCGGGACCGTCGCACGCCTGCGTTCGTATCTGAGCTTCGTGTGGTACGCCATGCGCGCAACCCTTCGCGAGCGCGACGTCGACGCGATCATGGTCTCCATCCAGCCGATGTTCGTCGCGCCGCTCGCGTGGTTCGTCGCGAAGCTGCGCCGAGTTCCGTTCATCCTCGAGGTGCGGGATATCTGGCCGGACGTCGCCGTCGAGATGGGCATGCTCACCAACCCCTTGATGATCGGGCTCGGCAGGCGCCTGGAGCGTTTCGTCTACCGCAGCGCCCACCACATCATCGTGATCGGGCCGGAGATGAAACGCCTGCTCGTCGCCCGAGGAGTACCGGAGTCGCGCATCGACGTGGTGCCGCAAGGATTCCAGCCGCCTCCTTCGCCTCCTTCGCCGGCCGGTGACATCCGGGAGCGCCTGGGGCTTCAGGGGAAGTTCGCCGTCATGTATACCGGCTCCTTCGGGGTTGCCAACAACGACCTTCCCATGGTCCTCGACGCGGCCTCGCGACTCCGCGACCACGGGGACATCCGCTTCGTGCTCGTGGGGGACGGGAACCGGAAACAGGAATACGTGGAACGGTGCCGTCGTGAGGGGCTCACGAACGTCCAATTCGAACCCATGGTGTCGAAGAACGAGGTCCACTCGATGCTCTCGGCGGCGGACGCGTGCGTCATGACGCTGCCGCCGGGAGACTTCTTCAGGATCTGCCTGCAGAACAAGATCTTCGACTACCTGGGCAACGGTAAACCGGTCGTCGCAGCCGTGGCGGGTGACCAGGAAGACCTGCTCCGCACGTCGGGCGGAGGGCTCGTCGTGCCGCCGGGTGATCTGGATGGACTCTGCCGCTCCGTGCTCCAACTTCGCGACGATCCGGAACTCCGGCGCCGAATCGGTGAGTCCGGTCGGTCCTATGTCGGGCGGCACCTGATGCGGGACGACCTTCTCGAGCAGTACGTTCGCCTGCTGGAGCGAACGGTGAATCGCGCATGACCCGTGTTCTCAGTGTTGGGATCGCGATCGTCGCGGTCATCGTCGCGTCGCCGCTCGCCGCGCTCATCGCAATCTGCATCAAGCTGGAGGACGCGGGGCCGGTCTTCTTCCGACAGGATCGGGCGGGACAGGGAGGCCGGAACTTCCGGCTGCTCAAGTTCCGCACGATGGTCACGGACGCGGAGCGCAAGGGGTTGGGGGTGAACGTCGCGCCGAACGACGATCGGATCACGCGAGTGGGTCGCGTGCTCCGACGTTGGAGCCTCGACGAGCTTCCGCAGTTCCTGAACGTGCTGAAGGGCGACATGAACGTGGTCGGACCCCGGCCGGCGCTCCCCTTCCAAGCCGCTCGGTACACGCCTTCGGAGCGGCGACGGCTGGAGGTTCGACCGGGCCTCACCGGCTGGGCTCAGGTCCACGGACGCAACGCCCTCAGCTGGAAGCAACGCATCGAGCTGGACGTCTGGTACGTCGATCACCGCAACCTCGCCGTGGACCTGCTCGTGCTGCTACGGACGCCGGCCGCGATGCTGCGTTCGGAGGGGCTGTACGAGCCGGGCGCCGGGCTCGACGACGAGTTCAACGCGCCCGAGGGCGAGCCCCCGGTCGGAGGGGCCGGACCGTGACCGACGGCGCCATCGTCGCGATCCCGCCCGAGGATCACGGGGCCTGGTGGGATGCCATCTCCGATCTCCCGGATGCCCACCCCTTCTACCACCCGGACGTGCTCTCCCACCTGGCCCGGCAGGACGACTCCCGTGCCGAGCTCCTGACGTACCGCGAAGGGACGAAGAGCGCGTTGCTGCCGTGGCTCGTGAGGGACCTGCCCCCTCGAGTCGTCGATCGCGTCGGGGGGAGATTTCGACACGATGCGGTGGGGCCGGACTACGGCGGGCCGGTAGGCTCCTTCGACGCCGACGTGCTGGGCCGCTTCTACGACGCCCTGGGCCGGTTCGCGGCGGACCGTGGCATCCTCACGGCGTTTCTCCGCCTGAACCCGTTCGGAGGAGTGCAAGCGCTCCTCGAGCACTGCCCGAACATCCAATCCGATCGCGACATCGTGTGGCTCGATCTGACCCGAGGATTCGACGCCTTGTGGGCCGAGTTCGCCCATTCGGCTCGCAAGAACTACAAGCGGGCGCTGGCTTCGGGGCTCGAGTTCACGGCGTCGACCAGCGATGAGGCCGTGGAGGGACTGGCGGGCGTCTACGCGGCCACGATGACGCGTCGTCACGCCGAGGATCGGTACCGCCTGGACCTCGAGTTCTTTCGCGGCCTGACGCGACTCGCGGGGACCAGCACGCTCATCGTGACGGCTCGGCTCTCGGGCCGGCCGGTCGCCAGCCACCTCTACCTCTGCGACAGCCGCTACGCGTTCTCCTATCTGGGAGGGGCGCTCTCCGAATTCGCTGCGTGCCGGCCGACGAACGGTGTGGTGACCGAGGCAATCAAGCTGCTTTCCGGGCGCGGCGCAACCCGTCTGGTTCTGGGTGGTGGATACCACGCGGGAGACGGGATCGAACGATTCAAGCGGACGTTCTCCCGCTCGACCATCGGCTTTCGGACACAACGGCTCGTCTTCGACGAATCGGCCTACCAGGCCGCCACGACGGAGCAGCGGGAGGACGCGAGGACGTCGGTGACCGACTTCTTCCCCGCCTACCGCGCGACCGACTCGTAGGCAGCCTCCATGCGGTGCACCATCGCGTCGAGCGTGAAGTGCGCCCCGATCCGTTCACGGGCAGCGGCACCCATGCGGCGCCGAGTGTCCGGTGCGGCCAGGATCGAGCGAATCGCGTTCGCGAGCGCTTCCGGGGAAGCCGGCGGCACGACGAGACCCGTGACGCCGTGTTCCACGACCCTGGAATTGGCGCCCACGTCCGTGACGACGGCGGGGATTCCCTCCGCGTGAGCCTCCAACAGTGCGTTGGACATCCCCTCCTCCAATGACGACAGCACGAAGAGGTCGGACGAAGCAAGCACCTCGCGCACGGCGCGCACCGCACCGGGCAGGAGGACGACCGACTGCAACCCGAGCTCGGCTCTCAGGGACTCCAACCTCGCGCGCTCCGGTCCCTCTCCGCAGATCAGGAAATGCGTGCCCGGGAACGCCGTCACGACCTGCTTCGCCGCGCGCAAGAGATGGTCGAGGCCCTTCCGGGGATGGAGGCTCGCGAGCGTCACCACGATCGGGCGGCCGGGCAGGCGCCCCCCCAGCGCCTGCTCCGCCGTTTCGAGCGAAGCACCGCCGCGCGGCGACTCGAGCTCGATGCCGTTCTCGACGACCTCGATTCGCTCCGACGGAACGCCCCGCTCGGCGAATCGTTCCTTGACCGGATCGCTCACCGCCACGATCCGGTCGGCAAGTCGCAATACCGCGACGTAGAGACTCATCCTCAGACTCGAGTACTTGTCGTCCATGTTCCGGAGCCCCGCGACCACGAGCGTTCCCCGGCTCAGGCGCGTCGCCAGGATCGCCTGGACATTGCACTCGAAAAGCAGGCTATGAAGGACGTCAATGCGCCGTTCGCGCACGAGCCGCGCGAGGCGGACGACCGCTCGAAGGGAGGACGGGCCGTAGAGCGGCCCCCGAGAAGCGATCTCGACGACCTCGATCCCTGCATCCTCGAGCTCCCGGAGGTATTCGCCACGACGTTCGCGGCAGAGGACGAGGACGTCGAATCGCGAACGGTCCAACCGAGGAGCCAGGAGAGAGACGTGCCGCTGCGCGCCCCCGCCGCCGAGCGAGCCGATGAAGAGCGCCAGGCGGATGCGCTTCCGGCTCATCGACGCGCCGAGTTGCGGCCGGAGGAACTCAAGCCGCGCGCCCCTCGAGCACCCCACGCAGCGCGTCCGCCACGTAGTGCACGTCCTCGGCGGTCATTTCCGGGAACATCGGGAGGGAGAGGATCGTGTCGCAGATCGCCTCCGCCGTCGGGAACGACCCCCGCCTCAGGCCGAGGTACGCGTACGCGGGGAGCAGATGGACGGGCAGCGGGTAGTGCACCCCGGTGGCCACACCGCGCTCCTCGAGCGCCGCGCGAACGCCCTCACGGTCGGCGACCCGAACCACGTAGACGTGGTACACGTGTTCCGCGCCTTCCGTCTCCTCCGGGAGCCGCAGTCCTGGGATTCCGGACAGGGCCTCCCGGTACAGCCGGGCGACGCGACGCCTCCCCGCGGACCAGTCGGTCAGGTGCGGCAGTTTCGCCCTCAGGATCGCGGCCTGCAGCGCGTCGAGGCGGCTGTTCACCCCTTCGAATTGGTGGTCGAACTTCCCCTCCCGTCCGTGGTTCCGCCACATTCGGACCTTCGCGGCGAGGGCGTCGTCGTTCGTCGCGACGGCCCCTGCATCCCCGTAGGCCCCCAGGTTCTTGCCGGGGAAGAACGAATAGGACGCGACGTCCGCGAGCTCCCCGAGGCGGCGGCCGTTCACGCGCACACCGTGCCCCTGCGCACAGTCCACGATCGTGGCGACGCCGCGACGCCGGGCGGCGTCGAGGACGCCGTCGAGACCGGCGGGATTGCCGTAGATCGGAACCGGAAGAACCACGCGCGTCGCGGGCGTCCATGCCCGCTCGAGCGTCTCCGCCGTCATGCAGAACGTGGTGGCGTCGACGTCGCAGAGCGTCGGTCGCCCGCCCGCCTGGGTGACCGCCTCGGTCGTCGCCATGAAGGTGTGCGCGGGAGCGACCGCTTCGAAGCCGGGCGCAAGACCCATCGCACGCATGATCAGGACGAGGGCGTCCGTCCCGTTCGCGACGCCGACCACGTGCCGGAAGCCGCTGTACGCCGCGAACTCACGCTCGAAGGCCTCCACCTCGGGGCCGAGGATGAACGAGGTATTCCCGATCACCCGCGCCACCGCGGCGTCGATCTCGGGGCGGATCGCGAGGTACTGGGCCTTGAGGTCGAGAAACGGGACCTTCTTCGTCGTCGCGGGCATGGGTTCCTCCGGAATCTAGTCGCGCGATCCGTCGTCCGTGGCCAGCCACTCCTCCACCACGCGTATCAGCATCTCCCTCCACGGCGGCATGCCGTAGATGTGATTGGAGTCCGGAATGCTGACTCGCGCGTGGCGTGAGGCGTACTCGCCTCCCGGCGCGAGATGGTGCCGACCGAAGTGCTCGTCGAACGCGAACGTGCTCGCGTCGTTCGCGGCGGTCACGAAGAGGGCCCGGCCGCCCCGTCGGTGGAACGCCCCGAGGGCTTCCACGAACATCGGGTTCAAGACCTCGCCCGCCGCAGCCGCGCCCGGCGCCGCGCCCCCTGCGGTCCCGTCGCCCGCCGGTGCGACAGCGAGGTTCGCCGCCGCGGCCCGCTTGAGCGTCGAGAAATCCGTGCGGAGACTCAGGAGGTTGAGCCACGCGCGCCAGTCCTTGGCCCGCCGCAGATACGCGCGGAGGATCCTCCTGGAATGCGCCTTTCCAGTGATCCGCGGGCCGCCCCCCTCACTCGCGTCTCGCAAGGTGACGGGAACGTCGATGAGGACGAGGCGGCGGACATCCGCGTCCTCCCCCGCCTCGAGCAGCACGCTGATCGCCCCGCCGCAGTTCCCCATGCCGACGACCTCGTCCAGTCGGCAGGTTCGTCGGAACTCGGCCGCGGCCGTTCGCACGCAGTCGACGAAGCACCCTTTCTGCACGGTCTGCCAGAGATCGACGAGCGGCTGCTCCGGAAGTTCCCCGACGCTGTCCCCGATTCCGGGTGGGTCCACCCGCAGGACCCAGTACCCGTTTCCCGCCAGGCGACGCGCGAGGCGCACGTTCAGCCGGTTCGGGGCGACGCGGCTCTTGAGACCGGGATTCAGCAGGAGAATGCCGACCCTGCGGCGCCGTGGACCGTCCGGGGCGTGGAGCATCGCGAAGCTCGGATCCCCCGCGATATCGAGAACAACGGGCGTTTCCGCGAGGGGCGCGGGATCCGGCGCGATCATCGGAGGCGTCCCAACTCGTCGAGCCACCGAACCGTCGCCTCCGCCGCATCCGGGGACGCGGTCCGGTAGCGCCGCACGTCGTTCCAGAACGGCTCCTCGTCAAACCTCCGATACGCGATGCGCGTGCGCGGCCCCCCCCGATCGGCGAGGGCCTTCACGGGCGTGGCGGCGTCGGCAGAGCCCTTTCGAAGCTCCACGACCAGCGCCTCCGGACAACTCCCGGGAAAGGCGCCATCGCCCAGGCCTCCCGACGCGGTCGCCTCTCGCCAGAATCGACCGGTCAGCCCGTACCCTTCGATCACGACCGCTTCGTCCCGCAGCAGCCCCTGCACCAACGCATCGCGATTCCGCTGGACCCTTCCGTGGAGTCGCACCTGGAAGGTCAGGTTGATGCGCAGGCACTCGCGAAGCCACGACGCGACGTCCACGACGGGCTCCCAGAGTACGGCCGGGAGCCCCAGCCGGGCGGCGGCCCTCCCCGCGAGTGTCCCGCCGAGGCGCAGCCCGGCGAGGACCGGCTTTCGTCCCGTGCGTCCCTCGGTCCATTCGGTCGCCTCGACGACGTCGCGCTCCAGATCTTCGAAACCGAACTCCTCGAACTCCCCCTCGCTGTCGCCGTGCCCCGAGAGATCGAACCGCACGACGACGTGGCCCGCGGCGGCGACGCGACGCGCCAGGTCCACGAGGACCCGGTGAGCCCAGAGTTTCTCCTCGAAGTGGGGGTGGCAGAGGACGAGTGGAGGCGCCGGAAGGGTGTCGCCCGGTGGCTCGTGCACGATCGCGAACTTGCGGCGCCCCGGCGCTCCGAAGAAGAGCGGGATCTCCCGCACTCCCGCGACCTCGGCAAACGACGACCACGCCACGACGATGGCTCCTCGCCCGCCCTAGCGACCCGGCTCGCCGTAGGGAAGCCGGTCCACGGTGTTGATCTGCCGGGCGGGGTTCCCCACCACGACGGCGTCGTCGGGCACGTGACGGACCACGACCGAACCGGCCCCGACGAGCGCCCGTTCGCCGATGCGCACGCCCGGAAGAAGCGTCGCGTTCGCCCCGACCTTCGCCTCCGCACCGACGTCCGCACCGAGAAGCTCGTGCTTCACGTTCCTCGACCGCGGGTATCTCGCGTTGGTGACGCACACCCGGGGACCGATCCAGCAACCGCGACGCAGGATCGACATCTCCGGAATGAAGGCCTGCGAGTGGATCCGGACGCCGTCCTCGATGACGACGTGGTGCTCGACGACCGAGCCCGTTCCGATGCTGACGTCGCGTCCGATCGCGTTCTCCTCGCGGATCAGCACGTGATGGCCGGTCTGGAAACCCGCTCCGATCCGATTCCCCGCGTAGATGACGGTGTGGGAGCGAATGACCGCGCCGTCGCCGATCACCGTCTCGAGTTCGCCCGGCGTGCGACCGGCAGGAGGCTCACCGAGGATCACGTAGTCGCCGATCTTCACGTCGGCGCCGAGCCTCACGTTCGGGTGGATCGTGGCCTTGGGGTTCATCGTGGAACGGCCTCGTCAGCGCGCCGCACGGGCCGGGCGAGAAATGCGCGATGGTAGGATTCGACGGAAGGGGGTGAGGATTCATGGCGTCCGCGGCTCGACGGGCCATCGCCGCGACACGGCTGTTCCTGCGATACGGCGCGGCAGCGGTGCGCCTGCAGGCCGATCGCCGGGCCTCGCTCGTGCTCCGCTACCACGCGATCGGCGAGCCGGAACGGGTCGCGTCGTACGTTTCGCCCGGAATCAGTCTGACGGCGCAGCGGTTCCGCGAACACGTCGGCTTCCTGACGTCGCGTTACGCGGTGATCGACCTCGACGAGGCGGTCCGGCGGGCCCGCGAGGGACGCGCACCGGGAACGCGCCCCGGCGTCGTCCTCACGTTCGACGACGGGTACCTCGACAACTTGATCGGGGCGCTCCCCGTCCTTTCGGAGTTCGGCGCCACCGCGACGATCTACGTCGTGTCCGGCGCGGTGCACCCCGGGCCTCCCATCTGGACCATGCGCCTGCGAAGGATGTTGCATGACTCGAACGGCGCGCGTGGTCGCTGCCCCGCGCCGATCCCGGTCCCGGCGGAGACCCCCGAGGAACGCGCCGCCGCGGCCCGGCCGATCACCCGGTGGCTGCGCGGATTGCCCCGAATCGAACGGGAATCGGCGCTCTCCCGGATCGCGACGTGGCTTGGGGCGCCCCACGGCGAACCCGAGCCGGTCATGATGAACGCAGCTCAATTGCGGGAACTCGACGCCGCGGGGATTACCGTCGGAGCGCACACCGTGAGCCACCCCCTGCTCACAGCCGTCCCCGTAGACGAGGCCGAGCGCGAGATCCGCGACTCCAAGGACGAGTTGGAGTCCATCCTGGGCCGACCCGTCCGTCACTTCTCCTATCCCAACCCGGGGAGCGGCAGGCACGAGAACCCGACGATCCGCGAACTGGTGCGGCACGCGGGCTACGCGACCGCGGCGACCTCGCTCGACGGGCTCGTGACGAGGCAGTCCGACGCCTACGCGATCCGACGGCTCGGCATCAACGCGGGCACTCAAGAGCGGCTCCTCTTCAGGATCCTGGAGCGGGTCACGCCTCGTTAGCTCCGGTGGCGACGGCGCTGCGCTTCCGGCGGACGTATTCGGCCGTCAAGCGCACCGAGTCCAGGTTCTCGGGGGTGAGCTCGTCGTCCTCGACTTGGATCGCGAAGGTCTGCTCGAGAAACGCGACGAACTCGAGCACTCCGGTGGAGTCCATCAGTCGGCTCTCCAGAAAGGACTGCTCGAGACCGACCGCCGGCGGGCCTCCGGGCACAAAGAACTGCTCGGCCACGAATCTGCGGATGGTCTCTTCGATCTGTTGACTCACATGGTCTCCGATGAGAACGCGAGGGGACGCTCAGACTCGGTTCGCGTCGAGCCAACGCATGAGGTCCGAGCGCTTGTAACGCAGCGACGACCGCGTACCGACGCCGATGCGGTACGCGGGGATGACGTTGTTCTTGGTGAGTTCCCAGAGCTTCGTCCGACCGATCTTCAGGAGGTGCCGCACCTCCTCGGTCGTCAGGAACTCCTCTCGTTCGACGGGCGCTTCGCGCAATTCCTTGGTGACTCCCACGGCCCTACCTCCCGACCCCACCGAGGCACGCGATCGGCGTGCGATAATCAACGCTACCGTGGTCACTCACGAAGATACCGTTGAGCCCCTGCGCCGCCTGTTGCGGGCCGTCGTGAACGGCGCCGAGATCCGACACGCGCACGGGGTCGATTGGGATGACGCTTCGAGGCTGCTGGCCGCCCACCGGCTCCAGCCTCTCGCCGAGCGCGGGCTGAGAGACGCGGGCGGGGCCCTCGATCCGCACCGGGAGGCGTTGATCGAGTCCGCCCGCCGCCTCCGCCTTCGGAGCGCGCTGCTCCGTCTCGAGCTCGCCCGACTGGTGATCGGCCTCGAGGCCGCAGGGTGCGAGCCCATCGTCCTGAAGGGCGCCGCCCTGGCCCATACCGCCTATTCGGATCCGGGCGACCGGTACTTCGGCGACCTCGACATCTTGGTTCCGAAAGAGCGCCTCACGGACGCCGCGCGCGTCGTGGAGGCCGCCGGATACACGACGTCCCGCCACGCGCGAGCCAGCGCCGCCCAATACGACCGGCATCATTTCCATCGGGTGCTCGTTTCCGCCGCGGGGGTCCGCGTCGAGCTGCATTGGGATCTGACGCGGCCGACCAGCGCATTCCGATTCGACCTGGCCGGTTTCCGCCAACGGAGCCGCACCATCGACGCCGAAGGTACCCGCCTGCGCGTCCCGTCGGACGGCGATCAGGTCCTTCACGCCGCCTGCCAGGCCGCCAAGGACGGTTTCCTCGAGCTGCGGCGCGTCGTGGACGCGGCGAAGCTCGCCCGTTGCGGCGCCTTCGACGAGGCCGAGCTTGCCGAACGAGCCCGGCTGCAGGGCCTCCGAACGCCGACGTGGTTGCTCGCCGCCCTCGCCGGCGATCTCGCGGGTGCAACCCTTCCGTCCGATCTGTTGGACCGCGTCCGACCGAATCGGCTCACGGTTCGTTGCCTTTCGG encodes the following:
- a CDS encoding glycosyltransferase family 4 protein, with the translated sequence MKILMAASARSTNTASLVEGLANCGDEVHVATLHPGPLPAATVHSLGAASRGLSRTAFLAAVPAFRRLHRMLAPDITLGYYASSYGVLTAFAPGPRVVATAGGDVLREAQDSALRRLAIPLLARLALSRADLVLCWAPHLARAARALGATDSRIMTLPRGIDTELFRVPDRPPEHPPTIVSTRALDPFYRPGVLLDAFALARSQGLEARLVFVGDGPAAPELRDRSASLGMDGVVTFTGRLTVVELAERLRHSHVYASFPKSEGLSASLLEAMATGLLPVVNDLAANTEWVRDGANGLTVREPVTPASIAAALRRAVDDASLATWAREKNPVLVRQLASRSANALRFHDAFRELARSRGRDV
- a CDS encoding glycosyltransferase family 4 protein codes for the protein MKILFISQFIARPDQPGQNRIFDFLQRLVKEGHRAHVVTCGVHYLTATLDAELARAKFIETRWGDVDVTLTYATPGFRSGTVARLRSYLSFVWYAMRATLRERDVDAIMVSIQPMFVAPLAWFVAKLRRVPFILEVRDIWPDVAVEMGMLTNPLMIGLGRRLERFVYRSAHHIIVIGPEMKRLLVARGVPESRIDVVPQGFQPPPSPPSPAGDIRERLGLQGKFAVMYTGSFGVANNDLPMVLDAASRLRDHGDIRFVLVGDGNRKQEYVERCRREGLTNVQFEPMVSKNEVHSMLSAADACVMTLPPGDFFRICLQNKIFDYLGNGKPVVAAVAGDQEDLLRTSGGGLVVPPGDLDGLCRSVLQLRDDPELRRRIGESGRSYVGRHLMRDDLLEQYVRLLERTVNRA
- a CDS encoding sugar transferase, which produces MTRVLSVGIAIVAVIVASPLAALIAICIKLEDAGPVFFRQDRAGQGGRNFRLLKFRTMVTDAERKGLGVNVAPNDDRITRVGRVLRRWSLDELPQFLNVLKGDMNVVGPRPALPFQAARYTPSERRRLEVRPGLTGWAQVHGRNALSWKQRIELDVWYVDHRNLAVDLLVLLRTPAAMLRSEGLYEPGAGLDDEFNAPEGEPPVGGAGP
- a CDS encoding GNAT family N-acetyltransferase, producing the protein MTDGAIVAIPPEDHGAWWDAISDLPDAHPFYHPDVLSHLARQDDSRAELLTYREGTKSALLPWLVRDLPPRVVDRVGGRFRHDAVGPDYGGPVGSFDADVLGRFYDALGRFAADRGILTAFLRLNPFGGVQALLEHCPNIQSDRDIVWLDLTRGFDALWAEFAHSARKNYKRALASGLEFTASTSDEAVEGLAGVYAATMTRRHAEDRYRLDLEFFRGLTRLAGTSTLIVTARLSGRPVASHLYLCDSRYAFSYLGGALSEFAACRPTNGVVTEAIKLLSGRGATRLVLGGGYHAGDGIERFKRTFSRSTIGFRTQRLVFDESAYQAATTEQREDARTSVTDFFPAYRATDS
- a CDS encoding glycosyltransferase; translated protein: MSRKRIRLALFIGSLGGGGAQRHVSLLAPRLDRSRFDVLVLCRERRGEYLRELEDAGIEVVEIASRGPLYGPSSLRAVVRLARLVRERRIDVLHSLLFECNVQAILATRLSRGTLVVAGLRNMDDKYSSLRMSLYVAVLRLADRIVAVSDPVKERFAERGVPSERIEVVENGIELESPRGGASLETAEQALGGRLPGRPIVVTLASLHPRKGLDHLLRAAKQVVTAFPGTHFLICGEGPERARLESLRAELGLQSVVLLPGAVRAVREVLASSDLFVLSSLEEGMSNALLEAHAEGIPAVVTDVGANSRVVEHGVTGLVVPPASPEALANAIRSILAAPDTRRRMGAAARERIGAHFTLDAMVHRMEAAYESVAR
- a CDS encoding DegT/DnrJ/EryC1/StrS family aminotransferase, translated to MPATTKKVPFLDLKAQYLAIRPEIDAAVARVIGNTSFILGPEVEAFEREFAAYSGFRHVVGVANGTDALVLIMRAMGLAPGFEAVAPAHTFMATTEAVTQAGGRPTLCDVDATTFCMTAETLERAWTPATRVVLPVPIYGNPAGLDGVLDAARRRGVATIVDCAQGHGVRVNGRRLGELADVASYSFFPGKNLGAYGDAGAVATNDDALAAKVRMWRNHGREGKFDHQFEGVNSRLDALQAAILRAKLPHLTDWSAGRRRVARLYREALSGIPGLRLPEETEGAEHVYHVYVVRVADREGVRAALEERGVATGVHYPLPVHLLPAYAYLGLRRGSFPTAEAICDTILSLPMFPEMTAEDVHYVADALRGVLEGRAA
- a CDS encoding CocE/NonD family hydrolase, whose product is MAWSSFAEVAGVREIPLFFGAPGRRKFAIVHEPPGDTLPAPPLVLCHPHFEEKLWAHRVLVDLARRVAAAGHVVVRFDLSGHGDSEGEFEEFGFEDLERDVVEATEWTEGRTGRKPVLAGLRLGGTLAGRAAARLGLPAVLWEPVVDVASWLRECLRINLTFQVRLHGRVQRNRDALVQGLLRDEAVVIEGYGLTGRFWREATASGGLGDGAFPGSCPEALVVELRKGSADAATPVKALADRGGPRTRIAYRRFDEEPFWNDVRRYRTASPDAAEATVRWLDELGRLR
- a CDS encoding DapH/DapD/GlmU-related protein; the encoded protein is MNPKATIHPNVRLGADVKIGDYVILGEPPAGRTPGELETVIGDGAVIRSHTVIYAGNRIGAGFQTGHHVLIREENAIGRDVSIGTGSVVEHHVVIEDGVRIHSQAFIPEMSILRRGCWIGPRVCVTNARYPRSRNVKHELLGADVGAEAKVGANATLLPGVRIGERALVGAGSVVVRHVPDDAVVVGNPARQINTVDRLPYGEPGR
- a CDS encoding polysaccharide deacetylase family protein, translating into MASAARRAIAATRLFLRYGAAAVRLQADRRASLVLRYHAIGEPERVASYVSPGISLTAQRFREHVGFLTSRYAVIDLDEAVRRAREGRAPGTRPGVVLTFDDGYLDNLIGALPVLSEFGATATIYVVSGAVHPGPPIWTMRLRRMLHDSNGARGRCPAPIPVPAETPEERAAAARPITRWLRGLPRIERESALSRIATWLGAPHGEPEPVMMNAAQLRELDAAGITVGAHTVSHPLLTAVPVDEAEREIRDSKDELESILGRPVRHFSYPNPGSGRHENPTIRELVRHAGYATAATSLDGLVTRQSDAYAIRRLGINAGTQERLLFRILERVTPR
- a CDS encoding acyl carrier protein, with product MSQQIEETIRRFVAEQFFVPGGPPAVGLEQSFLESRLMDSTGVLEFVAFLEQTFAIQVEDDELTPENLDSVRLTAEYVRRKRSAVATGANEA
- a CDS encoding helix-turn-helix domain-containing protein, whose protein sequence is MGVTKELREAPVEREEFLTTEEVRHLLKIGRTKLWELTKNNVIPAYRIGVGTRSSLRYKRSDLMRWLDANRV